One part of the Clostridium thermosuccinogenes genome encodes these proteins:
- a CDS encoding GntR family transcriptional regulator, translating to MQWNIDSERPVYIQLLELIQANIISGNFKPGDKLPSVRDLAAEAGVNPNTMQRALTELERMELIYTNRTSGRYITSDIGVIKKLKERSAMNIIEEFLDKMKKIGFNEDEILELLTKALKEMRK from the coding sequence ATGCAATGGAATATTGACTCGGAAAGGCCGGTTTATATACAGCTGTTAGAACTAATACAGGCTAACATCATTTCAGGTAATTTCAAGCCTGGAGATAAGCTGCCCTCGGTACGGGATCTCGCAGCCGAGGCGGGAGTTAATCCAAATACCATGCAAAGGGCATTGACCGAACTCGAGCGCATGGAGCTTATATATACCAACCGGACCAGCGGAAGATACATTACTTCAGACATAGGAGTCATAAAAAAGCTAAAGGAGAGATCGGCTATGAACATTATCGAGGAGTTTTTAGATAAGATGAAAAAGATTGGCTTTAATGAAGATGAAATTTTAGAACTCTTGACCAAAGCTTTAAAGGAGATGAGAAAATGA
- the mnmA gene encoding tRNA 2-thiouridine(34) synthase MnmA, whose product MGYKKDIFGNRMGYEMNKNIKVVVGMSGGVDSSVAAYLLKKQGYDVIGVFMKNWEEKDEYGICTSEEDYADVRRVCDQIGIPYYTVNFEKEYWDRVFTYFLDEYKKGRTPNPDVMCNKEIKFKAFLDYALKIGADYLATGHYARVDYCDGEFRLLKGIDPSKDQSYFLCTLGQKQLSKSMFPLGGMYKKEVREIARSAGLHTAEKKDSTGICFIGERNFKEFLKSYLPAQPGEIRSISGELLGKHEGLMFYTYGQRKGLGIGGTHEGKPWFVADKDIKNNILYVAQGEDNPALYSYGLEACDVHWVSGKSPEENFECTAKFRYRQPDQEVSVRLIEHNRCRVVFKKPQRSITPGQFVVFYQNEICLGGGVIETVLKDEQR is encoded by the coding sequence ATGGGTTATAAAAAAGACATTTTCGGAAACAGAATGGGATATGAAATGAACAAGAATATAAAGGTAGTAGTGGGTATGTCCGGAGGGGTAGACTCATCTGTAGCTGCCTATCTTTTAAAAAAGCAGGGATATGATGTAATAGGCGTCTTCATGAAGAACTGGGAAGAAAAGGACGAGTATGGGATATGTACCTCTGAAGAAGATTATGCCGATGTTAGAAGGGTTTGTGATCAAATTGGCATCCCCTACTACACTGTTAACTTTGAAAAGGAATACTGGGACAGGGTATTTACTTATTTTCTGGATGAATATAAAAAAGGGCGCACTCCAAACCCGGATGTGATGTGCAATAAAGAAATTAAATTTAAAGCCTTTCTTGACTATGCTTTAAAAATAGGAGCTGATTACCTCGCGACAGGCCATTATGCCCGGGTAGATTATTGTGATGGTGAATTCAGACTGCTAAAAGGAATTGACCCGAGCAAGGATCAGTCCTACTTTCTTTGCACACTAGGTCAGAAACAGCTTTCCAAATCCATGTTTCCCCTTGGCGGCATGTACAAAAAAGAAGTGAGGGAAATTGCACGCAGTGCCGGTTTGCATACTGCGGAAAAAAAGGACAGTACAGGCATTTGCTTTATAGGGGAGAGGAATTTTAAAGAGTTTCTAAAATCCTATTTACCGGCTCAACCAGGTGAAATCCGATCCATCTCCGGTGAACTCCTGGGAAAGCATGAGGGGCTCATGTTCTATACCTACGGACAAAGGAAAGGATTGGGAATTGGGGGTACCCATGAAGGAAAACCGTGGTTTGTAGCCGATAAGGACATCAAGAATAATATTTTATATGTTGCACAGGGTGAGGATAATCCGGCATTATATTCATATGGGCTGGAAGCATGCGATGTTCACTGGGTCAGTGGAAAATCTCCTGAAGAAAACTTTGAATGTACTGCAAAATTCAGATACAGACAGCCGGATCAGGAGGTCAGCGTACGTCTAATTGAACATAACAGATGCAGGGTAGTGTTTAAAAAGCCGCAAAGATCAATTACTCCAGGGCAATTTGTTGTTTTCTATCAAAATGAGATTTGCCTGGGTGGAGGAGTCATTGAAACGGTACTGAAGGATGAGCAGAGATAA
- a CDS encoding ABC transporter ATP-binding protein, which yields MNPILECKSLTKRYSGFTALSNVDLTLERGRIVGLLGPNGSGKTTLIKLINGLLVPESGSIRIAGMEPGVETKKIVSYLPEKTYLADWMQVSQVIEFFQDFYENFDSKKAYAMLSDLRIDPKKRLKTLSKGTKEKVQLILVMSRKADLYCLDEPIGGVDPAARDYILNTIITNYNENATVLISTHLISDIEKVLDEVIFIKDGTVTLHSSVDDIRLKEGKSVDSLFREVFKC from the coding sequence ATGAATCCCATTTTAGAATGCAAATCATTGACAAAGAGATATTCTGGCTTTACAGCCCTTTCCAATGTGGACTTAACTCTGGAAAGAGGCAGGATTGTCGGATTGCTGGGCCCAAACGGCAGCGGAAAAACCACATTGATTAAATTGATTAACGGCCTCCTGGTACCAGAAAGCGGAAGCATCCGTATTGCAGGCATGGAGCCGGGAGTTGAAACAAAAAAGATAGTGTCTTATCTTCCTGAAAAAACTTATTTGGCGGATTGGATGCAGGTTTCCCAGGTGATAGAATTTTTTCAGGACTTTTATGAGAACTTTGACTCTAAAAAAGCATATGCAATGCTAAGCGATCTGCGCATTGACCCCAAAAAGCGTTTGAAAACCTTGTCCAAAGGAACAAAGGAAAAGGTACAGCTAATCCTGGTCATGAGCCGCAAGGCAGATTTATATTGCCTTGATGAGCCCATAGGAGGTGTAGACCCAGCAGCGAGGGATTATATTCTCAATACCATCATTACTAATTACAACGAAAATGCGACGGTCTTAATATCTACACACCTTATTTCGGATATAGAAAAAGTGTTGGATGAGGTTATATTTATCAAAGATGGAACTGTAACTCTTCATTCCTCCGTTGATGATATAAGGTTAAAAGAAGGGAAATCAGTTGATTCGCTATTCAGGGAGGTATTCAAATGTTAA
- a CDS encoding pyridoxamine 5'-phosphate oxidase family protein, with product MNKQYSPEELKEEIISFLKEHKDGSLATCMNNMPRSSPVQYFLGDGLNIYILSAGGEKFKAIRQNPNVCLLVNTEYINYRKIKGVQIFGKAITSLEDSQLLDEASRYCQEPWLINNEKGRLNAIKIVPEEIVYLNSLEEGDRTKQILKGNQVMVKEDRIPALV from the coding sequence ATGAACAAGCAATATTCACCTGAAGAATTAAAAGAAGAGATCATAAGCTTTCTAAAAGAACACAAAGATGGATCTTTAGCCACATGCATGAACAATATGCCGCGCAGCAGTCCGGTGCAATATTTCTTGGGAGATGGCCTGAATATTTACATTTTATCGGCCGGTGGCGAGAAATTTAAAGCCATAAGGCAGAATCCCAATGTATGCCTTTTGGTAAATACAGAGTACATCAACTATCGCAAAATCAAGGGAGTACAAATTTTTGGCAAAGCTATCACAAGCCTTGAAGACAGTCAATTGCTCGATGAAGCAAGCAGATACTGTCAAGAGCCATGGCTGATTAATAATGAAAAAGGACGGCTGAATGCAATAAAGATCGTTCCTGAAGAGATCGTATATTTAAATTCCCTGGAGGAAGGGGACAGAACCAAGCAGATACTGAAAGGCAATCAGGTCATGGTCAAAGAGGACCGGATTCCAGCCTTGGTATAA
- a CDS encoding DUF6431 domain-containing protein, whose product MIIAYLGRNVKEYRRNCLKFLERLELICPKCGGKTTFHDRYARHVHMGEEIEWINIFRVICSKCGKTHAIIPDFIRPYKHYSACDSELVLRDQEDGIPLEEIETAASISTLRRWVEEFRQRGRQAAGALRAILYRYYGKFVNELEMIETKVFHMIERLLGLLPQIESSHLAIGETNMWLTNHLAGVFV is encoded by the coding sequence ATGATAATAGCATATCTGGGGCGGAATGTTAAGGAGTATCGCAGAAATTGTTTAAAATTTTTGGAAAGGCTGGAGTTGATATGCCCGAAATGCGGCGGGAAAACAACCTTTCATGACAGATATGCACGTCATGTGCATATGGGCGAGGAAATTGAATGGATTAACATATTCCGTGTAATCTGTAGCAAGTGTGGGAAGACACATGCAATCATACCGGATTTCATCAGGCCGTATAAGCATTACTCGGCTTGTGATAGCGAGCTGGTCCTTCGGGACCAGGAGGACGGTATACCTCTTGAGGAGATTGAGACTGCCGCCAGCATATCCACATTAAGGCGGTGGGTAGAAGAATTCAGGCAACGGGGGCGGCAAGCTGCAGGAGCATTAAGAGCTATACTGTACAGGTATTATGGCAAGTTTGTCAATGAGCTGGAGATGATAGAAACAAAGGTATTCCACATGATTGAGCGGCTGCTTGGGTTACTGCCGCAGATAGAAAGCAGCCATCTTGCCATAGGTGAAACGAATATGTGGCTAACAAATCATCTGGCAGGAGTATTTGTATAG
- a CDS encoding transposase, which translates to MRSTKNCISDITVAKHGIHDIITELVRKFNLDKFLFPEKYTLVFVAACMGIILFNNPTATYIAQKLYWVSHDAITRLLPLLSINNTNIMILFIQAIQSQTAGLGYLIIDDVIIRKPFGKSIFPTSYVYDHTNNRYVWGMHIVVLLWSNGWIKIPVAFRIWKPEEKCEEYHTKVELAIRMISFAHKFGLAAEYVTFDTWYSCKELLQKLSECGYHYVCMIKNNRKVLYNNRVNFNVKTISLLFSKKQYRYYPGTGFYIKALSVILPGVGNTMMAIVKNGYNASIQNTRFIITDLPGVAAQDILKKYLCRWDIEVFFRDIKQFLNFEKVQVRSIRKLEGHFSLVFITSVFVQILQIQNNLNTMGETISFLQDIVQVKVNGIVYIINVTSKDRTGKEVNTVSNPLATTIWDKLSA; encoded by the coding sequence ATGAGGTCTACCAAAAATTGCATTTCCGACATAACCGTTGCCAAGCACGGCATTCACGATATTATTACTGAACTGGTGAGAAAGTTCAATTTGGATAAGTTTTTGTTCCCTGAGAAGTATACACTGGTCTTCGTTGCAGCATGTATGGGTATAATCCTGTTTAATAATCCTACAGCAACATATATTGCGCAGAAGCTGTACTGGGTATCCCATGATGCCATAACAAGGCTGCTGCCGTTGCTTTCTATTAATAACACAAATATCATGATCCTGTTCATCCAGGCAATACAGTCACAAACGGCTGGTCTTGGATATTTGATCATCGATGATGTGATTATCAGGAAGCCTTTCGGCAAGAGCATTTTCCCGACATCTTATGTATACGATCACACAAATAATCGGTATGTCTGGGGAATGCACATTGTAGTCCTTCTATGGTCTAATGGTTGGATTAAAATCCCCGTGGCGTTTCGGATATGGAAACCGGAAGAAAAGTGTGAAGAATATCATACCAAGGTTGAACTAGCCATACGTATGATATCCTTCGCCCACAAATTTGGTTTGGCTGCCGAATACGTCACATTCGACACCTGGTATTCCTGTAAAGAGCTCCTGCAAAAGCTCTCAGAGTGCGGTTACCACTATGTCTGCATGATAAAGAATAACCGCAAAGTGCTGTACAACAACAGGGTTAACTTTAACGTTAAGACCATAAGCCTGCTGTTTAGCAAGAAACAGTACAGGTACTACCCCGGTACAGGCTTCTACATCAAGGCTTTATCGGTAATCTTACCTGGTGTGGGTAACACCATGATGGCAATAGTCAAAAACGGCTATAACGCATCTATCCAAAACACCAGATTTATCATTACTGACTTGCCCGGTGTAGCTGCTCAAGACATCCTCAAGAAATACCTTTGCCGTTGGGACATTGAAGTATTCTTCAGAGACATCAAGCAGTTTCTGAACTTTGAAAAAGTTCAAGTCCGGTCTATTAGAAAACTTGAGGGTCACTTCTCCTTGGTGTTCATAACTTCTGTATTCGTGCAGATTTTGCAGATACAGAATAATTTGAATACCATGGGTGAAACCATCAGCTTCCTGCAGGACATTGTCCAGGTTAAAGTCAACGGTATTGTGTACATTATTAATGTAACATCCAAAGACCGGACAGGTAAAGAGGTAAATACTGTCTCAAATCCTCTCGCAACAACCATTTGGGACAAATTAAGTGCGTGA
- the ric gene encoding iron-sulfur cluster repair di-iron protein: MSNSGTFIRGRNNASQKIGEIVSILPKASEIFKKYKIDFCCGGYRPLSEAILESSLSEVEILSQLNEAYEEAIKHNDQTDFRKMSSVELIDYIVNTHHSYLNINLPEISDLTATILRVHGANHNILFKVHKLFHSLKTELEQHLIKEEVVLFPLMKEYYAKPSEELYNQIISVMKETEDEHDGAGDILKELREITEDYKVPEDGCGTYHRTFDKLQELEADLFQHIHLENNILFKKQGTVLYK, from the coding sequence TTGAGCAACTCCGGGACATTTATCCGGGGCAGAAACAATGCATCACAGAAAATTGGTGAAATCGTATCTATATTGCCAAAGGCAAGTGAGATTTTTAAGAAGTATAAAATTGATTTCTGTTGCGGAGGGTACAGACCGCTATCAGAAGCTATTTTGGAAAGCAGCCTAAGCGAAGTTGAAATATTGAGCCAGCTTAATGAAGCTTATGAGGAAGCAATAAAGCATAATGACCAAACGGATTTTAGGAAAATGTCTTCGGTTGAATTGATAGACTACATTGTAAATACTCATCATAGTTATTTAAACATTAATCTTCCTGAGATCAGCGATTTGACAGCTACAATATTGAGGGTTCATGGTGCAAACCACAACATTCTTTTCAAGGTTCACAAGCTGTTCCATAGTTTGAAAACCGAGTTGGAACAGCACCTCATAAAAGAAGAAGTAGTTCTGTTCCCATTGATGAAAGAGTATTATGCAAAGCCTTCCGAAGAGCTCTATAACCAAATCATATCGGTAATGAAAGAGACGGAAGACGAGCATGATGGGGCAGGGGACATTCTAAAAGAGTTAAGAGAAATAACGGAAGATTATAAAGTGCCTGAAGATGGATGCGGCACTTACCACAGGACTTTTGACAAGTTGCAGGAGCTTGAGGCTGATTTGTTCCAGCACATCCACCTTGAAAATAACATTCTGTTTAAAAAGCAGGGGACAGTCCTGTATAAATAA